A stretch of the Kroppenstedtia eburnea genome encodes the following:
- a CDS encoding MATE family efflux transporter has protein sequence MSDHKYRKSTSEEIGSEPDRPEEHKVSPETDKIYTAAMQPSVPGGRTATNKLGAVLRREPEPGIGEPEEKGSIDFAKPLWQSLIIFFIPLMLSNILQSLGGTVSSVLLGRGLGEHALAAASAIFPLTFLLISLVIGLGSASSVLIGQAHASRNRERMKATVGTSLTFALLAGIVSAVIGNVFLYDLLKLIGIPAEIMEEAARFGRVLFSGLPILFLYIIYTTFLRGTGDSKTPFYFLLISTALTILLTPAFLFGWMGLPRLGIEGAAMANVVGSLITLILLIIYLRWVKHTLALDRTTIKKLRLDPSILKLMIGIGLPTGAQMIFISASEIAIVSFVNRFGAHATAAYGAINQVINYVQIPAMSLGIAIGIFGAQLIGSNRQHRLQELLKNTVVLNYVIGLVLTGLVYLFSRPILSWFLTDPNTLDVAEISLYITLWSFILLGNVIILTGLMRSSGTVFWPTLIGILSIILVEIPAAYILSHTAGLQGVWMAYPISFSTNLLAQYLYYRLYWKNRTHQRFFEEPEGSLT, from the coding sequence ATGAGTGATCATAAGTACCGCAAGTCCACATCGGAGGAAATCGGAAGTGAGCCGGACAGACCGGAAGAACACAAAGTTTCTCCCGAGACGGACAAAATCTATACAGCTGCCATGCAGCCTTCCGTTCCCGGCGGACGAACCGCCACCAACAAATTGGGTGCAGTCCTGCGGAGGGAGCCGGAACCGGGGATTGGGGAGCCGGAAGAGAAGGGATCCATCGACTTTGCCAAGCCCTTGTGGCAATCCTTGATCATCTTCTTTATTCCGTTGATGCTCAGCAATATCTTGCAATCCCTCGGGGGAACGGTCAGTTCGGTCTTGCTGGGCAGGGGGCTGGGGGAACATGCATTGGCCGCCGCCAGTGCCATCTTTCCCTTGACATTCCTGCTGATCTCCTTGGTGATCGGACTGGGAAGTGCCAGTTCCGTATTGATCGGGCAAGCCCATGCCAGCCGCAACCGGGAACGGATGAAAGCCACCGTGGGAACCTCCCTCACCTTTGCGCTGTTGGCGGGAATTGTCTCCGCTGTGATCGGCAATGTGTTTCTGTACGATCTGTTGAAACTGATCGGAATCCCGGCGGAAATCATGGAGGAGGCGGCCCGGTTTGGGCGGGTTCTCTTCAGTGGGTTGCCCATTCTCTTCCTCTATATCATCTACACCACGTTCTTGCGGGGAACCGGTGATTCCAAGACTCCCTTTTACTTCTTGTTGATCAGCACCGCCCTGACGATCCTGTTGACCCCGGCCTTCCTGTTCGGCTGGATGGGACTTCCCAGGCTGGGAATCGAGGGAGCCGCCATGGCCAATGTGGTCGGGTCCCTGATCACTTTGATCCTGCTGATCATTTACCTGCGCTGGGTGAAGCACACCTTGGCACTGGATCGGACCACTATCAAAAAGTTGCGCCTGGATCCGTCGATCCTGAAACTGATGATCGGGATCGGTCTGCCCACCGGTGCACAGATGATTTTTATCTCCGCATCGGAGATCGCCATCGTCTCTTTTGTCAACCGGTTCGGGGCCCATGCCACCGCCGCCTACGGGGCGATCAACCAGGTGATCAACTATGTTCAGATCCCGGCGATGAGCTTAGGCATCGCCATCGGCATCTTCGGTGCCCAGCTGATCGGTTCCAACCGGCAGCACCGGTTGCAGGAATTGCTTAAAAACACCGTGGTTCTCAACTATGTGATCGGTCTGGTCCTGACAGGTCTGGTCTATCTGTTCAGCCGGCCGATCCTGTCCTGGTTTTTGACGGATCCCAATACCCTGGATGTGGCGGAGATCTCTTTGTACATCACCCTGTGGTCCTTTATCCTCTTGGGGAATGTCATCATTCTGACGGGATTGATGCGGTCCAGCGGCACCGTGTTCTGGCCCACCCTGATCGGAATTTTATCGATCATCCTGGTGGAGATTCCCGCCGCCTACATCCTCTCTCACACCGCCGGTTTGCAAGGAGTGTGGATGGCCTATCCCATCTCCTTCAGTACCAATCTGCTGGCCCAGTATCTCTACTACCGCCTGTACTGGAAGAACCGCACCCACCA